The following are encoded together in the Vicinamibacterales bacterium genome:
- a CDS encoding methyltransferase domain-containing protein: MAYEPLEARLARLAREREAADRAYNGALTAVDKGAIGDPALPAAPAEFDDHQTAALNQAWNTLTAPAPAAGLRGRLAAFVWRLVAPTLERQNAFNSRLVDHLNRNARAERETRAALVETLHALRGHFDALLAFQTRLLVCLQQITAYVDTKDRDAAGGALVVNAAVNALADESAKRRESAAAREDRMAARLDEIGAAQDDLRQMIAVAQQAALAVKRELQRTASAPTPQATAPNPQATPNPDNQASTPQRPSSSLDDYKYVGFEDRFRGSREVIRARLASYVPYFAGATDVLDVGCGRGEFLDLLRAAGIGARGIDLNHEMVEVCRAAGLSAEHADAVSYLSALPDGSLGGLFAAQVVEHLEPAYLLQFLELAHHKLRPGAPLVLETLNPACWVAFFESFIRDITHVWPLHPDTLRYLVTASGFVSARLEYRSPVPLQDTLQHVAPLAGLPEDAAEILNANADKLNARLFTFLDYAVVGVNA, from the coding sequence ATGGCATACGAGCCGCTCGAGGCGCGGCTGGCCCGCCTCGCGCGCGAGCGCGAGGCGGCGGACCGCGCCTACAATGGCGCGCTGACCGCCGTCGACAAGGGCGCGATCGGCGACCCGGCCCTGCCGGCGGCGCCGGCCGAATTCGACGACCACCAGACTGCCGCGCTCAATCAAGCGTGGAACACGCTGACGGCCCCTGCGCCTGCCGCCGGGCTGAGGGGACGGCTGGCGGCGTTCGTCTGGCGCCTCGTCGCGCCGACGCTCGAACGGCAGAACGCGTTCAACTCGCGGCTGGTCGATCACCTCAATCGAAACGCCCGTGCCGAACGCGAGACACGGGCGGCGCTGGTCGAGACGCTGCACGCCCTGCGCGGCCATTTCGACGCGCTGCTCGCCTTTCAGACGCGGCTGCTCGTCTGCCTGCAGCAGATCACCGCGTACGTCGACACCAAGGATCGTGACGCGGCGGGCGGCGCGCTGGTGGTCAACGCCGCCGTCAACGCGCTCGCCGACGAGAGCGCGAAGCGGCGCGAGTCGGCGGCGGCGCGCGAGGACCGCATGGCGGCGCGGCTCGACGAGATCGGCGCCGCGCAGGACGATCTGCGGCAGATGATCGCCGTCGCCCAGCAGGCGGCGCTCGCGGTCAAGCGGGAACTCCAGCGCACGGCTTCGGCGCCCACGCCCCAGGCCACGGCTCCCAATCCCCAGGCGACACCCAACCCCGACAACCAGGCCTCTACCCCGCAACGTCCATCCTCCAGCCTCGACGACTACAAGTACGTCGGGTTCGAGGATCGGTTTCGCGGCTCGCGCGAGGTGATTCGGGCGCGGCTCGCGAGCTACGTCCCGTATTTTGCGGGCGCGACGGACGTACTCGACGTCGGCTGCGGACGCGGCGAGTTCCTGGACCTGCTGCGGGCGGCCGGCATCGGAGCGCGCGGCATCGACCTGAATCACGAGATGGTCGAGGTCTGCCGCGCCGCCGGCCTGTCGGCGGAGCACGCCGACGCCGTGTCGTATCTGTCGGCGCTGCCGGACGGATCGCTCGGCGGGCTCTTCGCGGCGCAGGTTGTCGAACATCTGGAGCCGGCCTATCTCCTGCAGTTCCTCGAGCTCGCGCACCACAAGCTGCGGCCCGGGGCGCCGCTCGTGCTCGAGACGCTGAACCCGGCGTGCTGGGTCGCGTTCTTCGAGAGCTTCATTCGCGACATCACGCACGTCTGGCCGCTGCATCCCGACACGCTGCGCTATCTGGTCACCGCCAGCGGCTTCGTCTCGGCGCGCCTCGAGTACCGTTCGCCGGTCCCGCTCCAGGACACGCTGCAGCACGTCGCGCCGCTCGCCGGGCTGCCCGAGGACGCTGCCGAGATCCTCAACGCCAACGCCGACAAGCTGAACGCCCGCCTGTTCACGTTCCTCGACTACGCCGTCGTCGGCGTCAACGCCTGA
- a CDS encoding WxcM-like domain-containing protein — protein sequence MPDFFVHPQGLCESQTIGAKTRVWAFAHVLSGARIGADCNICDHVFIENDVVLGDRVTVKSGVQLWDGLRVGDDVFIGPNATFSNDKYPQSKKYQPRVLQTHIASGASIGSGANILPGLKIGSRAMVGAGAVVTRDVPPRAIVSGTPARIVGYVDATGRPAPERTSVVPQGATRIDTGVRGVTLHRLVLVEDLRGTLSAGEFEAQVPFAPRRYFMVFDVPGRDVRGEHAHRRCHQFIVCARGSVSVLIDDGTDSEEVAMDAPNLGLYLPPMIWAAQFKYSSDALLLVFASDLYDPADYIRDYDEFRALASARA from the coding sequence ATGCCTGATTTCTTCGTGCACCCGCAGGGACTCTGCGAGAGCCAGACCATCGGCGCCAAGACGCGCGTCTGGGCGTTCGCGCACGTGTTGTCCGGCGCGCGCATCGGCGCCGACTGCAACATCTGCGACCACGTGTTCATCGAGAACGACGTGGTCCTCGGCGACCGCGTCACCGTGAAGTCGGGCGTCCAGCTCTGGGACGGCCTGCGGGTCGGCGATGACGTGTTCATCGGGCCGAACGCGACGTTCTCGAACGACAAGTATCCGCAGAGCAAGAAATATCAGCCGCGCGTCCTGCAGACGCACATCGCCAGCGGCGCGTCGATCGGCAGCGGCGCCAACATCCTTCCCGGCCTCAAGATCGGCTCGCGCGCGATGGTCGGCGCCGGCGCCGTCGTCACCCGCGACGTGCCGCCGCGGGCGATCGTCTCGGGCACCCCCGCCCGCATCGTCGGCTACGTCGACGCCACCGGCCGGCCGGCGCCGGAAAGGACGAGCGTCGTGCCGCAGGGCGCGACGCGCATCGACACCGGCGTGCGCGGCGTCACGCTGCACCGGCTCGTCCTCGTCGAAGATCTCCGCGGCACGCTGTCGGCCGGGGAGTTCGAGGCGCAGGTGCCGTTTGCGCCGCGGCGCTATTTCATGGTGTTCGACGTGCCCGGGAGGGACGTGCGCGGCGAGCACGCGCACCGCCGCTGCCATCAGTTCATCGTCTGCGCGCGCGGCTCGGTCTCGGTGTTGATCGACGACGGGACGGACAGCGAGGAAGTGGCGATGGACGCGCCGAATCTGGGCCTGTATCTGCCGCCGATGATCTGGGCCGCCCAGTTCAAGTACTCGTCGGACGCGCTGCTGCTGGTGTTCGCGTCCGATCTCTACGATCCGGCCGACTACATCCGCGACTACGACGAGTTCCGCGCGCTGGCGTCGGCCCGGGCCTGA
- a CDS encoding thiazole synthase, whose amino-acid sequence MPPLTIAGREFQSRLIIGTGKYPTFPVMQAAHEASGAEMVTVAVRRVNLTDRSKESLLDYIDPVRYFLLPNTAACYTAEDAIRTARLGREVGLSHWVKLEVIGDEKTLFPDNEALLEATRVLVKEGFVVLPYTSDDPVMCRKLEDAGAAAVMPLGAPIGSGLGIQNPNNIRIIKEQARVPVIVDAGVGTASDATFAMELGADAVLMNSAIALADDPVAMARAMRLGVEAGHLACGAGRIPRKSYASASSPLAGVISPAVRG is encoded by the coding sequence ATGCCTCCATTGACGATCGCCGGCCGCGAGTTTCAGTCGCGGCTGATCATCGGCACCGGCAAGTACCCGACCTTCCCCGTGATGCAGGCGGCGCACGAGGCCTCGGGCGCCGAGATGGTGACGGTGGCGGTCCGCCGCGTCAACCTGACGGATCGATCGAAGGAATCGCTGCTCGACTACATCGACCCGGTCCGCTACTTCCTGCTCCCCAATACCGCGGCGTGCTATACCGCGGAGGATGCGATCCGTACGGCGCGGCTCGGCCGCGAAGTCGGGCTGTCGCACTGGGTGAAGCTCGAGGTGATCGGCGACGAGAAGACGCTCTTTCCCGACAACGAGGCGCTGCTCGAGGCGACGCGGGTCCTGGTCAAGGAGGGCTTCGTCGTCCTGCCGTACACCAGCGACGACCCGGTGATGTGCCGCAAGCTGGAGGACGCCGGCGCCGCGGCGGTGATGCCGCTCGGCGCGCCGATCGGCTCCGGCCTCGGGATCCAGAACCCGAACAACATCCGCATCATCAAGGAACAGGCGCGGGTGCCGGTGATCGTCGATGCCGGCGTCGGGACGGCGTCCGACGCGACCTTCGCGATGGAGCTCGGCGCCGACGCGGTCCTGATGAATTCCGCCATCGCGCTCGCGGATGACCCGGTCGCGATGGCGAGGGCGATGCGGCTCGGCGTGGAGGCCGGACACCTCGCCTGCGGCGCCGGCCGCATCCCGCGCAAGTCGTACGCGTCGGCCAGCAGTCCGCTCGCCGGGGTGATCTCGCCGGCGGTGCGCGGGTGA
- a CDS encoding methyltransferase domain-containing protein — MAGSSRIGRALSRKLTRVTLDRFIASHAGDGLTLDVGAQNGPYAALFPRRIALDIQRGRGVQIIGDAQALGLRDDCVDAVLCTEVLEHLPEPQRAVDEMFRVLRPGGALILTTRFLFPIHDAPHDYFRFTKYGLRHLLRRFEILEVEDETDAVGALAVLTQRLGMQAETLGWTPLRAAWLLAAQALRPFSFLITREFGDSRRERPERGIMTSGYHVACRKPPA; from the coding sequence ATGGCCGGATCGAGCCGGATCGGCCGGGCGCTGTCACGCAAGCTGACGCGCGTGACGCTCGACCGCTTCATCGCGTCGCATGCCGGCGACGGGCTGACGCTCGACGTCGGGGCGCAGAACGGCCCCTACGCGGCGCTCTTTCCGCGCCGCATCGCCCTCGACATCCAACGCGGGCGCGGCGTGCAGATCATCGGCGACGCGCAGGCGCTCGGCCTCCGCGACGACTGCGTCGACGCGGTGCTGTGCACCGAGGTCCTCGAGCATCTTCCCGAACCGCAGCGCGCCGTCGACGAGATGTTCCGCGTGCTGCGGCCGGGCGGCGCACTGATCCTGACGACGCGGTTCCTGTTCCCGATTCACGACGCGCCGCACGACTACTTCCGCTTCACGAAGTACGGGCTGCGGCATCTGCTGCGGCGCTTCGAAATCCTCGAGGTGGAGGACGAGACCGACGCCGTCGGCGCGCTCGCCGTCCTGACGCAGCGTCTGGGGATGCAGGCCGAGACGCTCGGCTGGACGCCGCTGCGCGCGGCGTGGCTGCTCGCCGCGCAGGCGCTGCGGCCGTTCTCGTTTCTGATTACGCGGGAGTTCGGCGACAGCCGGCGCGAACGCCCCGAGCGCGGCATCATGACCAGCGGCTATCACGTCGCCTGCCGCAAACCGCCCGCATGA
- a CDS encoding glycosyltransferase, with product MTIAWFSPMPPVASGVAAYSADAVAALRQRGHDIDVYPEAAAHDFPWRHQQRPYQLVVHQFGNSSHHDYQWPYAFHYPGLAVLHDTRLHHARAALLLRERRTADYRAEFRWNQPDAVQDAPDIAIAGLDSSLYYEWPMCRALVERSRLVAVHGEGARRELVERLSELGGSTSDDRSAYAGRIAAIRLGHGQPVTGEQAAAARAAIRDRYRIPHDAVVFGVFGGLTPDKRIAQVLAAFRATLPFAPGARLLLAGAPAEHLDMPLDDPARAGAVVVTGYVEGEDAFTAHLAAADVTLHLRWPTARETSGPWVRALAAGRATVTTDLVQAARIPSLDPRTWTTRGDGAAPPVCVAVDILDEDHSLRLAMRRLAADAALRDSLGRAARDYWAREHSVAAMADDYERLVARAAATPDGDPELPAHLTADGAERLRALLVPLGLEVPW from the coding sequence ATGACCATCGCCTGGTTCAGCCCGATGCCGCCGGTCGCCTCGGGCGTCGCGGCCTACAGCGCCGACGCGGTCGCCGCTTTGCGACAGCGCGGCCACGACATCGACGTGTATCCCGAGGCCGCCGCGCACGACTTCCCCTGGCGCCATCAGCAGCGCCCCTACCAGCTGGTCGTCCACCAGTTCGGCAACTCATCGCATCACGACTATCAATGGCCGTACGCGTTTCACTACCCGGGGCTGGCGGTCCTCCACGACACGCGGCTGCACCACGCGCGCGCCGCGCTGCTGCTGCGCGAGCGGCGTACTGCCGACTACCGCGCCGAGTTTCGCTGGAACCAGCCTGACGCCGTTCAGGACGCGCCCGACATCGCCATCGCGGGCCTCGACAGCTCGCTCTACTACGAGTGGCCGATGTGCCGCGCCCTCGTGGAACGCTCGCGCCTGGTCGCGGTCCATGGAGAGGGGGCCCGGCGCGAACTCGTCGAACGCCTGAGCGAGCTCGGAGGGTCGACGTCGGATGACCGATCCGCGTACGCCGGACGGATCGCGGCGATCAGACTGGGGCACGGACAGCCGGTGACCGGCGAACAGGCGGCCGCAGCGCGCGCCGCAATCCGCGATCGCTATCGGATTCCTCACGACGCGGTCGTCTTCGGCGTGTTCGGCGGACTCACGCCGGACAAGCGGATTGCGCAGGTACTGGCGGCCTTTCGGGCGACGCTGCCGTTTGCGCCCGGCGCGCGCCTGTTGCTGGCCGGCGCGCCGGCGGAGCATCTCGACATGCCGCTCGACGACCCGGCGCGCGCCGGCGCCGTCGTCGTCACCGGCTATGTCGAAGGAGAGGATGCATTCACCGCCCATCTCGCGGCGGCCGACGTCACCCTGCATCTCCGCTGGCCGACCGCCCGGGAGACGTCCGGCCCCTGGGTCCGCGCGCTGGCGGCCGGCAGGGCCACCGTCACCACGGACCTGGTGCAGGCGGCGCGCATCCCGTCGCTCGACCCGCGCACATGGACGACGCGCGGCGACGGCGCGGCGCCACCCGTGTGCGTCGCGGTCGACATCCTCGACGAAGACCATTCGCTGCGCCTGGCGATGCGCCGGCTCGCCGCCGACGCGGCGCTGCGCGACAGCCTCGGCCGCGCCGCCCGCGACTACTGGGCGCGGGAGCACTCCGTCGCCGCGATGGCCGACGACTACGAGCGGCTGGTCGCCCGTGCCGCGGCGACACCCGACGGTGATCCCGAGCTGCCCGCGCACCTGACCGCTGACGGCGCCGAACGTCTGCGGGCACTACTGGTCCCGCTCGGCCTCGAGGTCCCGTGGTGA
- the thiS gene encoding sulfur carrier protein ThiS → MTIQLNGEPHEVGSDTTVAGLLAALDIDPRRVAVERNFVVLKRDLYATTTIEAGDQIEVVNFVGGG, encoded by the coding sequence GTGACCATCCAATTGAACGGCGAACCGCACGAGGTCGGCTCGGACACGACTGTGGCGGGCCTGCTGGCCGCGCTCGACATCGATCCGCGGCGCGTCGCCGTCGAGCGCAACTTCGTCGTGCTCAAGCGCGACCTCTACGCGACAACCACGATCGAGGCGGGCGACCAGATCGAGGTCGTCAATTTCGTGGGAGGAGGCTAG
- a CDS encoding glycosyltransferase, protein MLSLVIPVYRNEENLPRLFGELEAFAAGFPAPLEIVFVVDGSPDGSLRLLRERLAAWPVRSQLLDLSRNFGSFAAIAAGMRAARGDYMAALSADLQEPLSLVTEFHRLLSAGEADVVFGHRTGRADARSSSLMSDVFWRLYRRFVVPEMPKGGVDMFGCTRAVRDVFADMKEVNTNLIALLLWLGFRRAFVAYERQPRREGRSAWTLSRKLRYALDSVFAFTDLPIRALLAIGAAGTLFALAAGVTVFIGWATGHVPVLGYTPLMLAITFFGGVTALGLGITGQYLWLTLQNSRGRPPYIVRETQAFEPAAAAQARADASARNSS, encoded by the coding sequence ATGCTGTCGCTCGTCATCCCCGTCTACAGGAACGAGGAGAACCTGCCGCGGCTCTTCGGCGAGCTCGAGGCGTTCGCCGCCGGGTTTCCAGCGCCGCTCGAAATCGTGTTCGTGGTCGACGGCTCGCCCGACGGCTCGCTGCGACTATTGCGCGAGCGGCTGGCGGCGTGGCCGGTGCGCTCGCAGCTGCTCGATCTGTCACGCAACTTCGGATCCTTCGCGGCGATCGCCGCCGGCATGCGCGCGGCGCGCGGCGACTACATGGCGGCCCTCTCCGCCGACCTGCAGGAGCCGCTCTCGCTGGTTACGGAGTTCCACCGTCTGCTGTCGGCGGGTGAGGCCGACGTGGTCTTCGGCCACCGGACGGGCCGCGCCGATGCGCGATCTTCGAGCCTGATGTCGGACGTGTTCTGGCGGCTCTACCGCCGCTTCGTGGTGCCCGAGATGCCCAAGGGAGGCGTCGACATGTTCGGCTGCACGCGCGCGGTGCGCGACGTGTTCGCGGACATGAAGGAAGTGAACACGAACCTGATCGCGCTGCTGCTCTGGCTCGGCTTCCGCAGGGCGTTCGTCGCCTACGAACGGCAGCCGCGCCGGGAAGGGCGGAGCGCCTGGACGCTGTCGCGCAAGCTGCGCTACGCCCTCGACAGCGTCTTCGCGTTCACCGATCTGCCGATTCGCGCGCTGCTCGCGATCGGCGCCGCCGGCACGCTGTTCGCGCTGGCGGCTGGCGTCACGGTCTTCATCGGCTGGGCCACCGGTCACGTGCCGGTGCTGGGCTATACGCCGTTGATGCTGGCGATCACCTTCTTCGGCGGCGTGACGGCGCTCGGCCTCGGCATCACCGGCCAGTACCTGTGGCTGACGCTGCAGAACTCGCGCGGCCGGCCGCCCTACATCGTGCGCGAGACGCAGGCGTTCGAACCGGCAGCCGCGGCTCAGGCCCGGGCCGACGCCAGCGCGCGGAACTCGTCGTAG
- a CDS encoding DUF3108 domain-containing protein gives MTSARRRVAAAAAAVLCCSGVAAAQRAASARPAPAPPKELTVPFSVGETLNYDVSWSSTLTAGTATLRVLEKRPSYNSVAYYIVAEGRPSTLVGKLYTLYYKVDSLLDVYTLLPQRASIYSEEGKRHRMKTTMFDHAKKTAEYQVEAHTVVKKPVAISAVAQDPLGAMFVLRSIPLKPGEKITMPICDNGVNYHMLIEAGAVETVKTGAGPIPAQKLTLTAQGADVGAHGLTLWLSSDPAHAPVKMSAQLPVGAFVLTLASRP, from the coding sequence GTGACGTCAGCGAGGCGACGCGTCGCGGCCGCGGCCGCCGCGGTGCTGTGCTGCAGCGGTGTCGCCGCGGCGCAGCGCGCGGCGTCCGCCAGGCCGGCGCCGGCGCCGCCGAAAGAGCTGACGGTGCCGTTCAGCGTCGGCGAGACGCTGAACTATGACGTGTCGTGGTCGTCGACGCTCACCGCCGGAACGGCGACGCTGCGCGTGCTTGAGAAGCGGCCGTCCTACAACTCGGTCGCCTATTACATCGTCGCGGAGGGCCGGCCGTCGACGCTCGTCGGGAAGCTCTACACGCTCTACTACAAGGTCGATTCGCTGCTCGACGTCTACACGCTGCTGCCGCAGCGCGCGTCGATCTACAGCGAGGAAGGCAAACGTCACCGCATGAAGACGACGATGTTCGACCATGCGAAGAAGACGGCGGAATACCAGGTCGAGGCGCACACGGTGGTCAAGAAGCCGGTCGCGATCTCCGCGGTGGCGCAGGACCCGCTCGGCGCGATGTTCGTGCTGCGCTCGATCCCGCTGAAGCCGGGGGAGAAAATCACCATGCCGATCTGCGACAACGGCGTGAACTACCACATGCTCATCGAAGCGGGCGCGGTCGAGACCGTCAAGACCGGGGCCGGTCCGATTCCGGCACAGAAGCTCACCCTGACGGCGCAGGGAGCCGACGTCGGCGCGCACGGCCTGACGCTGTGGCTCTCGTCGGATCCGGCGCACGCGCCGGTCAAGATGTCGGCGCAGCTGCCGGTCGGCGCGTTCGTGCTGACGCTCGCGTCGCGACCGTGA